A stretch of Metabacillus sp. FJAT-52054 DNA encodes these proteins:
- a CDS encoding heavy metal translocating P-type ATPase, whose product MSRQLKETNIGISGMTCAACAARIEKGLKKLDGIEEANVNLALERSSIQYDAKTVSLSEIHAKIKDLGYEPEGIKDAFSITGMTCSACAARIEKGLNKTHGVYKASVNLATESASVEYNPADTGPKEIINRIEKLGYGAAVKKEDKEAGDRRLKEIQNQQGKFLFSMILSIPLLWAMVSHFSFTSFIYLPDMLMNPWVQLAFATPVQFIAGGQFYKGAYHALRNKGANMDVLVALGTSTAYLYSLFITFKSISLQEHIQGLYFETSAILITLILLGKMLETQAKGRSSESIKKLMGLQAKTASVYRDGQEMTVPLEEVVKGDLVFVKPGEKIPVDGEIIEGRTAIDESMLTGESIPSDKAAGDSVFGSTINKNGFIKFRAAKVGKETALAQIIKVVEEAQSSKAPIQRLADQISGVFVPVVLGLAFLTFLVWIVWINPGEFASALEKLIAVLVIACPCALGLATPTSIMAGSGRAAEYGILFKGGEHLEAAHRIDTVLLDKTGTVTNGTPVLTDVNIISENENQVLSILASAENQSEHPLAKAITDGIKERGIPLAEVQEFETIPGYGIRSAVNGDIVLAGTRKFMEENGIEISQAIPLMKKLEGEGKTAMLIGINGTYAGLISVADTIKANSAEAVKRLKDMNVRVIMVTGDNERTAKTIAAQAGIDEVIAEVLPEEKAAAVKRLQKEGKRVAMVGDGINDAPALASADIGMAIGTGTDVAMEAADITLIRGDLNRIADALFMSRKTIRNIKQNLFWAFGYNVIGIPIAAAGFLAPWLAGAAMAFSSVSVVLNALRLQRVKLK is encoded by the coding sequence TTGAGCAGGCAATTGAAAGAAACAAATATTGGAATCAGCGGAATGACATGCGCTGCCTGTGCAGCCCGTATTGAGAAAGGCCTTAAAAAACTGGATGGAATAGAGGAAGCGAATGTAAATCTTGCGCTTGAACGATCTTCTATTCAATACGATGCAAAAACAGTCAGCCTCTCTGAAATACATGCAAAAATTAAAGATCTTGGATATGAACCAGAAGGGATAAAAGATGCCTTTTCCATTACAGGAATGACCTGTTCCGCCTGCGCAGCCAGGATTGAGAAAGGACTGAATAAAACGCATGGAGTTTATAAAGCATCCGTGAATCTGGCCACGGAAAGTGCTTCGGTCGAATATAATCCTGCTGATACTGGACCAAAGGAAATTATTAACAGGATTGAAAAACTGGGATATGGGGCCGCAGTGAAGAAGGAAGATAAGGAGGCAGGGGACCGGCGATTAAAAGAAATTCAAAACCAGCAGGGGAAATTCTTGTTTTCTATGATTCTGTCCATTCCGCTGCTTTGGGCAATGGTCAGCCATTTTTCTTTTACATCCTTTATTTATTTGCCCGATATGCTGATGAACCCTTGGGTTCAGCTTGCGTTCGCTACACCCGTTCAATTTATTGCCGGTGGGCAATTTTATAAAGGCGCTTACCATGCATTAAGAAATAAAGGCGCCAATATGGACGTTCTGGTGGCCTTGGGTACTTCCACAGCTTATTTATACAGCCTGTTCATAACGTTTAAATCAATCAGTTTACAGGAACATATACAAGGGCTTTATTTTGAAACAAGCGCCATTCTCATTACCCTCATCCTGCTTGGGAAAATGCTTGAAACGCAAGCAAAAGGCCGGTCATCCGAATCAATCAAAAAACTGATGGGGCTGCAGGCCAAAACAGCTTCCGTTTACCGGGATGGGCAGGAGATGACGGTTCCGCTTGAAGAAGTTGTAAAAGGGGATCTTGTTTTCGTTAAACCGGGAGAAAAAATTCCGGTTGACGGTGAGATTATCGAAGGCCGAACGGCAATAGATGAGTCCATGCTCACAGGGGAAAGCATCCCCTCAGATAAAGCAGCCGGGGATTCAGTATTCGGTTCGACGATAAACAAGAACGGATTCATTAAGTTCCGCGCTGCCAAAGTAGGAAAAGAGACGGCTCTCGCGCAAATTATTAAAGTGGTGGAGGAAGCTCAAAGTTCAAAAGCACCTATCCAAAGGCTTGCAGATCAAATTTCCGGTGTATTTGTTCCGGTAGTATTAGGATTGGCTTTTCTCACATTTTTAGTTTGGATCGTCTGGATTAACCCTGGTGAATTTGCTTCTGCCCTGGAAAAGCTGATTGCGGTCCTTGTAATCGCCTGTCCATGTGCTCTTGGTCTTGCGACTCCAACCTCCATTATGGCCGGTTCAGGGCGCGCGGCAGAATACGGGATTTTGTTTAAGGGCGGAGAACATTTAGAAGCTGCGCACAGGATTGATACCGTTTTATTAGATAAGACGGGAACAGTAACGAACGGTACTCCTGTTTTGACCGATGTAAACATCATTTCGGAAAATGAAAATCAAGTTTTATCCATTCTTGCTTCAGCAGAGAATCAGTCAGAGCACCCGCTGGCAAAAGCCATTACAGATGGAATCAAAGAACGGGGAATTCCTTTAGCAGAGGTTCAGGAATTTGAAACGATTCCAGGGTATGGAATCCGTTCAGCTGTGAACGGAGATATCGTTTTGGCTGGAACAAGAAAATTTATGGAAGAAAATGGTATAGAAATCTCTCAGGCAATCCCTTTAATGAAGAAATTAGAAGGGGAGGGCAAGACCGCCATGCTGATTGGCATTAACGGTACGTATGCAGGGCTGATTTCAGTTGCAGATACGATCAAAGCAAATTCAGCAGAAGCAGTGAAGAGATTGAAGGACATGAATGTAAGGGTAATCATGGTTACCGGAGATAACGAGAGAACTGCCAAGACTATTGCCGCTCAGGCAGGAATCGATGAAGTGATTGCAGAGGTATTGCCGGAAGAAAAAGCTGCGGCTGTGAAAAGACTTCAGAAAGAAGGCAAACGGGTGGCCATGGTGGGAGACGGAATAAACGATGCACCTGCCCTTGCTTCAGCTGATATCGGCATGGCAATCGGCACCGGAACAGATGTGGCGATGGAGGCAGCCGATATCACCCTCATACGAGGGGATTTGAACAGGATTGCTGATGCCTTATTCATGAGCCGAAAAACGATCCGCAATATTAAACAAAACCTGTTCTGGGCATTTGGCTATAACGTAATTGGAATTCCTATCGCTGCAGCAGGCTTCCTTGCTCCATGGCTTGCAGGTGCAGCAATGGCATTT
- the copZ gene encoding copper chaperone CopZ: MVITTLTVKGMSCGHCVKAVEDSVGKLGGVSSVKVYLNEGKAEVTYTPEKVSLEEIIETIDDQGYEAAE, translated from the coding sequence ATTGTGATAACCACTCTAACAGTTAAAGGAATGAGCTGCGGACATTGTGTAAAAGCAGTTGAAGATAGCGTAGGAAAGCTTGGCGGGGTGTCCTCTGTAAAAGTCTATTTAAATGAAGGAAAAGCTGAAGTAACTTATACACCTGAAAAGGTAAGTCTGGAAGAAATCATCGAAACGATTGATGATCAAGGATATGAGGCAGCAGAATAA
- a CDS encoding metal-sensitive transcriptional regulator, which yields MEEEQIHAGEKEAEHCASSGRKSHHSELMKKNLTSRLNRVEGQVRGIKRLIEEDTYCDDVITQIAATQAALNSVGKLLLEVHMKTCVAERIQAGDEEVLDEVLLTIGKLMKKG from the coding sequence ATGGAAGAAGAACAAATTCACGCAGGCGAAAAGGAAGCTGAGCATTGTGCAAGCTCCGGCCGGAAAAGCCATCATTCGGAATTAATGAAAAAGAATTTAACGTCCCGTCTTAACCGAGTTGAGGGGCAGGTACGGGGAATTAAAAGACTGATTGAAGAAGATACGTACTGTGATGATGTCATTACCCAAATCGCCGCCACTCAGGCTGCTTTAAATAGTGTAGGAAAGCTATTGCTCGAAGTCCACATGAAAACGTGCGTAGCAGAACGGATCCAGGCTGGAGACGAAGAGGTTCTGGATGAAGTGCTCTTAACGATTGGAAAGCTAATGAAAAAAGGATAA